In the Clostridium cellulovorans 743B genome, GTTAACTACGAAATCGTAGATGGTAAGAGAGTTGTTCCACAAGCAGAAAAAGACAAGAAAAACACAGATAAAGATTATGGTAAGAAAACAGGTCTAGGACAATATGGATACCCATTCCCACAATATGGTGATGGTGTTCAAGATGAGTCAGGACAATACTATACAACTAACTCTAAAGAAGATATAATAGCTGATTACAATGAAGCATATAAGAAAACTTTAGCTGCATACGGCAAAAAGATGGTATTAGATATGTTCCCAGATGAAAAAGACTTCCCAGTTTCAGATTTTGGTGCTGCATACAATATCAAAATTCCAAATGATAGCCCAATAACAATAGCTCAAAAGAAAGCAGATGATTTAAGCCAATCAAAAATACCACAACTTATAATGAGCAACAACTTTGATGCTGATTGGACTGCTTATCAAAAAGATTTAAATACTCCAGAACTTCAAACAGCTAACGAAGAAATGACTAAATTAATTAAGGCAACTGTTGATTTATGGAGCGGTAAATAATATCTTTAGTTCACAGAATAACACACAAAACCTTGTATTTCAAAGGCATAGAGTTACTACTCTATGCCTTTTTTAAACAAATTATGTGTAGAAAATTAGAGGTATATCTATATTTTATAAATATCTAAATAGTAGGGTGTTTTACGTTGAATTTCATAGGTATACGTTTCCATGGGGAAAAGTTATAATTAAATCATGAAGAATGGAAGGGGGATTAACGTGGAAAATACAACAGTTAAAGACGAAGAACTTAAATTTTCCAAGAAAAAAAAGATAGGATTAAAAAATCTTATAGAACAAAAATACCTAATATTTATGTCTCTGCCTTTTGTGATATGGGCTATAATTTTTAAATATGTACCGCTTTGGGGATGGACAATGGCTTTCCAAGATTATAAGCCAGCAAAAGCTTTCTCAGAACAAACATGGGTAGGGTTTAAGCACTTTAAAGCGTTTATAACAGATCCAGAGTTTCCAAAGTTAATGAGAAACACATTAGGAATGAGTATTTTAGGAATTATATTTGGGTTTGTAGTCCCAATAATATTTGCATTATTGCTAAATGAACTTAGAGGAAACAAATTTAAGAGGACAGTACAAAGCGTTTCATATTTACCTCACTTTGTATCTTGGGTTGTAACAGCTAGTATTGTAACAACGCTACTTGCTGCACCAAGCGGTCCAATAAATCAATTATTAATGAATTTGCATATAATAAGTAAACCAATTCAATTTTTATCTGAACCAAAGTTATTCTGGGGTATAGTTACAGTATCAGATGTTTGGAAGGAAACTGGTTGGAATGCGATAATATATTTAGCGGCTATGACTGGTATAGACCCAGAGTTATATGATGCTGCAAAGGTTGACGGTGCTGGTAGATTTAGAAGAATGTGGAATATAACATTGCCAAGCATTAAGCCTACTATAATGGTACTTCTAGTAATGAGTATAGGATCACTTATAAACATAGGTTTTGAAAAACAATTCCTATTAAAAACTCCAATGGTAATGGATTATGCTAACGTTCTTGACTTATACGCTTTAAATTATGGTATAGGAATGTTTAGATACTCCTTCGGAACAGCGATAGGTATATTTAAATCTGTAATAAGTATCATACTTATATTCTCAGCAAATAAGATTGCAGAAAAATGGGGAGAAGGAAAGATACTATAATAGTAGGAGGTGGAAATAATGGAAGCTGTAAAGGCGAAAAAGAAAAGAGATATAGGAGCATTTGATATATTTCTATATGTATTAATGATATTAGTTATGATTGCAACGTTGTATCCATTCCTAAATGTATTAGCAATATCATTAAATGATTCAATGGATACAATAAAGGGTTCTAATTTTATAATACCAAGAGAGTTTACTTTTGATAACTATAAAGAAATATTCAAATATAACAATCTAGTGAGTGCGTTCTTTATGTCTGTATTAAGAACTGCAGTTGGAACATTTACGGCAGTTATCTGTACAGCAATGCTTGCTTATGTATTTAGTAGAAGAGATTATGCTTTCAATAGACCAGTAGTTGTACTATTCGTTATAACTATGTATGTTAGTGGAGGTATGATTCCAGAATATATGCTTATTAAGAACATTGGACTTGTAGGAAAGTTCTCAGTATATATAATTCCAGCTTTAATAAGTGTATTCAATGTTATAGTTATGAGATCTTTTATTGATGGTATTCCGATATCATTACAAGAATCAGCTCGTATAGACGGTGCTAATGACTTTGTTATATTCTATAAAATAATAATGCCATTATGTATCCCAGTTTTAGCTACAATATCATTATTCGTAGCAGTTGGACAATGGAACTCTTGGTTTGATACTTACTTATATAGTGCAGGAAAGGCATGGCTCAGTACGTTACAATTTGAAATGATCAAGATCATGGATAATACAAATGCCACCACAGCAATTTCACAGGCACAAGTAAACTCAAACTCTGTAACAAATGCAGTAGTTTCGCCACAATCTATTAGAATGGCGTTAACTATAACAGCTACTGTACCAATATTACTTGTATATCCTTTTGTTCAAAAATACTTTGTTGCTGGTATGACATTAGGAGCTGTTAAGAGTTAATAATAATCTCAAATAAATATGTACAAATAGGGCACGGATTAAGTTCTGTGTCTTATTTATTATGAATATTAAAAACAGTATATGTTAATGATTACTTAGAGGAATCTAGAAAATGTTGAACAAGAAGAATGGAGGAAAAATATGAAAAACTTAAGCTCTATATTTTATGGTGGAGATTATAATCCTGACCAATGGCCAGACGAAATTTATCAAGAGGATATGAGACTTTTTAAGTTAGCAGGTATTAATATCATAACAATTCCTGTATTTAGTTGGGCGCTTCTTCAACCATCTGAAGATGAATATAAGTTTGAATGGTTAGATAAAATTTTAGATTTAGCATGGGAAAATGGAATAAGTGTTTGTCTTGCTACTTCCACAGCTGCACAACCTTCGTGGATGTCAAAAAAGTATCCAGAAATGCTACCAGTAGATTTCTATGGAAGAAGACGTAAACACGGTGGTAGAGTAAACTTCTGTCCAAACAATGAGAAATACCATGAATTTTCAACAAAGCTAACAGGTCTTATGGCAGAAAGATATAAAAATCATCCAGCTATAGCTTTGTGGCATATTGGAAATGAATACGGTAATTATTGCTATTGTGATAAATGTGAAGAAGAATTTAGAAACTGGGCAAAGAAGAGATATGGAACTATTGAGAACTTAAATAAAAAGTGGTACTTAAACTTCTGGGGACATACAATATACGATTGGGATGAAATTGTTATTCCTTCAGGACTAAGTGAAGTATGGATGGACGGGTGGACTGCAAAAACAAACTTCCAATCTATAGCCATTGATTATAATAGGTTTATGTCTGAATCAGTATTTAATTGTTATAAAGCGGAATATGATATTATTAAAAACATAACACCTGAAATCCCAATAACTACAAATCTCATGGGAACTTTTAAACCTTTAGATTATTTCAAATGGGCAGAGTACATGGATATAATATCTTGGGATAACTACCCATCATTAACTGACCCTATGTTTAAAACTGCTATGAGGCATGATCTTATGAGAGGCTTAAAGGATGGAAAGCCATTTTTACTTATGGAACAGACTCCAAGTCAGCAAAATTGGCAACCGTATAATAGCGTAAAACGTCCAGGGGTTCTTAGACTTCAAAGCTATCAAACATTAGCACATGGTGCTGATGCTATAATGTTCTTTCAATTAAGACAGTCTATTGGAGCTTGTGAGAAGTACCATGGAGCAGTCATATCTCATGCTGGACATGAAAATACCCGCGTATTTAAAGAGTTAACACAAATAGGTGATGAACTAAAAGCGTTAGGGGATAAGACTATAGATTCAAGAATGCAAGCTAAAGTTGCAATTGTTTTTGATTGGGAAAATTGGTGGGCAGTAGAGTTTTCCAGTGGTCCTAGCAAGGATTTAAATTATGTTGAACAAGTAGAAAAATATTATGAAGCTTTCTACAATATGAATATAGCTGTTGATATGGTAAAACCAGAAGCGGATTTATCTCAATATAAAATAGTTGTAGCACCAGTTTTATATATGCTTAGACCAGGTGTAGCAAAGAATTTTGAAAGTTATGTCGAAAATGGTGGAACCTTCGTAACTACATTCTTTAGTGGTTATGTTGATGAAACGGATATAGTAAAAGTTGGTGGATATCCAGGTGAATTAAGAAAATTACTTGGATTATGGGTAGAAGAGATTGATGCTATATTTCCAGATATGAGTAATAGTATCGTAATGAAAGAAACAGTAGGAAAACTAGAAAAAGAATACATAAGTAAAATGTTATGCGATATTTTAAATGTTGAAACTGCAAAAGTATTAGCGGTTTATGGAAAAGATTTCTATGCAGGTAAACCTGCGCTTACTGTAAATAATTTTGGGAAAGGTAAAGCTTATTATATAGCTACAGATCCAGAACAAAGTTTCATAGCTGGACTTATGGAAGTTTTATGTGAAGATAACAGCATAACAGCTCCTTTTCAAGCTAAAGCAGGAGTAGAAATTGCCCAAAGGTTTAAGGATGATAAAGAAATTACTTTCATTATGAACTACAATGATGAAGATGTAGTTATAAACCTTAAAGATGAAAATTATATAGATTTAATAAAAAATAAAGGTAAAAAAGGAGAAATATTAATTAAGTCCAAAGACGTTCTGGTTTTAGAAAGAAAGATATAATATGAAAATGTTTACTAAAAGATTTATAGAAAGTTTATTAATTTGACACAGAATTGACACATTAAAGAGTTATAATAAAAACATGATAGATAATCTTTTTTTCATATCCCCTATAGATATAACCCACTGGTATCCCCGTGCCAGTGGGTATTTGTTTGTTTAAATTTAATTATAAAAAATTAAGTAATTTTCTTACTTAATTTAAGGGGGAATCATGAGTAATTATTTTATTAGAAACCATGTAAATGTTTACTAAAATATTTGGTATTAATTATATAAAAAATATATATAATTAAGTAAAGTCTAATATTGATTTTGTAAAAAGTCTGAAAAAATATTAAAACCTAGCTTTTATTATAGTTTATTTTATTGAATAGTAAGCTATTTTTAATATATAATCTATAGTGGAAAACGTAAGCTTATGGAATTATATAGAACATAAGGTTAAAAATTGTTTGGACAAGCTAAGGAGGATATCATGGCTGAAGTAATTCATGATGTGTGCAAAACTGCGCACAAAAAGCTTGCCTTATATAAAAAGGGAAAGGGTAGATATTTTGTTTCATCTGCTCTTGCAGGTTTATATATAGGGCTTGGCATTATCTTAATTTACACTGTAGGAGGATACATGCATGCTGCTAACTCACCAATGACCAAAGTTGCTATGGGTGCTTTCTTTGGAATAGCATTGAGTCTTGTAATGATGTGTGGAGCAGATCTTTTTACAGGGAATACGCTAGTTATGCCAATAGCATCTCTAGAAAAGGAAGTATCATGGAAGGATACGTTCAAAATTTGGGGGTTAAGTTATTTTGGAAACCTTATAGGTTCAATAGTCTTAGCATTTATTTATAAAGCTTCAGGCTTAGCTAGTGGACATACAGGTGAATTTATAAGTGAAGTAGTAGCAACAAAAATGACTACTCCTTATGGAGAACTTATTGTAAGAGGTATTTTGTGTAATATACTAGTTTGTTTAGCAGTATGGTGCACAATAAAACTTAAAGAGGAAACTGCAAAACTTATTATGATATTCTGGTGTTTATTTGCGTTCATTACATCAGGGTTTGAGCACAGTATCGCTAATATGTTTTTGTTAGCTACAGGGTTATTAGTAGCTAATGATCCAGCAGTATCAATAGCTGGTTACATTCATAATATATCTGCTGTAACAATTGGAAATATTATCGGCGGAGTTGTATTTGTTGCTTTAGCTTATTGGTATATTGGGAAAGAAAAATAATATACAGATATATAAAAATGTACCTTAGCTATGCTTAAGGTACATTTTTATAGAATTAATAGGTTTAAGTCTAATTTATAATACTAAAAGAAAGTCTATGTATGTATTGATTTTTCAATACATCCATAGACGTTTTCTTCACTCCTAGCAATGAAGCTTATACATTATAATTTTGAATTTTACAACCGATTGTCTCACCTAAAGATACTTTGGTTTCTATACCTAAACTTGATTGTGCTAAAATATCATCATCTAATTTAAGCTTATCTTTTTCTATAAATAATATAACCGTGGAGCCACCAAATTTGAAATAACCCTTTTCATCACCACGAGCGACAGGCTTATTTGGTTTATAACTTTGTATTATAGAACCTACGCAGGTGGCACCAACTTCTACATATAGTAATTCTCCAAAGTTATCGCTTTTGAAAATACTCCATTCTCTTTTATTCTCACAAAAAAGTCTTTGAATTTTTTCAAGAGCAATAGGATTTACTGAATAATAGTGTCCTTTTATTTTAGTAGTCTCTGAACAAACACCAGAATCAATAAAATGAAAGCGGTGATAATCAGTAGGGTTAAGTCTTAAGATAAGACAAATGCCTCCAGCATATTTATTAGCAATAGTATCATTTTTTATCAAATCCTTTAAAGAATAAGTAAGTCCTTTAACCTGTACTAAGTTATTCATATCTATATTTGTATACGCTATAAGTCTACCATCACCAAGAGATATGAAATCACTGTTATTCTTTGAAATTGGTCTCGCAGTTTCAACTAAGTTCCTTGTAAAGAAATCATTAAAGCTTTTAAATTCTTTAAGTTGTTTTACTGATTGATCCATATCTATATCAAAACTATTTACAAACTTAGGTATTGATCTTTTACTCAAAAAACTATCGTTATAGGCACCATATACCCTAGAAAAAGCTTTCTTTTTGATGAATAGTTCCAAAGGACCTTTGCCAGCTGGAGAAGAGTAGAGCATATTTAGAAACTTTTCGCCTGCAACTTTTTCTATTTCATATTTTTCTGTGGTTCTATTATAAACTTTTATCAAGGTAATACCTCTTTTCATTTTCAATTATATATTTTTAGTTATATCAATAAGAGTATGCATTAATTATAATAATCTTCTGTAAAAATTTCTATATAAGCTAATGCAAAAAAGTTCTCGTTTAATATTTTAAATTCAAATCTTTAAGTTTGAGTCTTATTATTAACTAGAATATAACAATAGGTGCTGAAAGGTCAAGTTAGATAAAGAGACAAAAATATCATTATTCATTAATATAAAAGCTATAGTAATGATTAAAATAAAAATTTTAAGTTTATTATTAGAATAAGTCTATTTTTTATTAAGATTTAGTTTATTATATTTTAGTATATACTATATATAGATTTATAATTAAGAATATTATATATAAGTTTTATTATTGAAGCTAAAATTCTATGGGCATAATATAATCAATGAAGATTCTTTATCTAAACTTATATATATAAGTTTCAATAATAAAAATACATTTAAAATTTTGCGCTATAGCAGCAAATCTTGATAAGTTGTGAATGAACTTTATTGCAATATATATATTTAAAATAGAATTTATATAAAGGAGGAAAAGTATGGATCAAAATATTAAACCAGAAATACTAGATAAACTCACAAAGATATGCTTATGTAAAAGTATATCCAGAGCAACTATAAAAGCAGCTATAATAAAAGGTGCAAAGACTATCGAGGAAGTAAACAAAGCTACAGGTGCTGGTACTGGGGGATGTCAAGGAAGACGTTGTGGTCCTAAGATTCAAGAACTTCTTGAGGCACATGAAAACGGAGAGTTTTAGAGTTGTGAAAATAGGACAGTCAAAGAATCTTGACGTTCTTCGAACCTAGTGATATACTTTTTGTGAAGTAACCTAGAAAAAGGTTACAAAATATCATATTAATTGTGTTCTCATAGTTCAAGGGATAGAACGGTCCCCTCCTAAGGGACAGATACAGGTTCGAGTCCTGTTGGGAATACCAAAAAGCCTTCAGTTTAATGCTGAAGGCTTTTTAAGTATAAAAATAGTAATTCATTTAAATGTATATACAATTGTAAAAAATAAAAGAGATGTGGAGTAAAAATGAATAACAATTTTTTAAAGATAGCAATAGAAGAAGCTAAAAAGGCTCGAGAACTTGGTGAGGTTCCAGTAGGTGCTGTCATAATAAAAGATGATAAGGTTATAGCAGCAGCTCATAATTTAAAGGAAACTAAAAAAGAGGTTACGGCACATGCTGAGTTATTAGCTATAAAAATGGCGTCTGAAATTCTTGATAATTGGAGGCTTAATGATTGTGAAATATATGTGACACTAGAGCCATGTGCTATGTGTGCTTCAGCTATTGTTCAAAGTAGAATTAAAAAGATATATATAGGAACTTTTGAACCAACAACAGGAGCATGTGGTTCTGTAATAAACCTAGTCCAAAATGAAGCACTCAATAGTTTTGTTCATGTAGAATGGCTTTATAGTGATGAATGTAGTGATATAATAACAGAATTTTTTAAGGAAAGAAGAAGCTAGACATGGATAAATTATTTTTACTAAAGAGTGTGCCAATTAAGTAATCTATATTCTTAAAATAAGGTAAAAAACGCTATGTTAAAATAATGATTGTAGTAAACGAATACAAAGGGAAATAAGCTATTTTAAGTCGGTTATTGGCCATTGTAATAGAAATATAATAGTGGTATTATTATAAATGGTAAAAATTAAAAAATCGAATATATATGCATGGTCCAAGGGGATGATCTGGAAAACTGATATACCCTTTGGGTTTTTGGGTTTAAAGTTTTTGTCTACCCATTAATCCTTATAATCTACAGGATTAAGTTGGTTTTAATATAGACTTAATACAAGCTGTGTTTTTGTAGATTATTTCTAGAAGAATATAGGATGACTTTGCGGATGTTCTATAATTTATTTAGGGGTTTATTGTTAAATTTAATTTGTTTAGAGATTGATGATTAATTAATATTATATGTTCCAATAAAGCTATTTCACAATTTATTGCAAGTTATCAATATAAAATAAGGTTTTAATGTCGTTGTATCCTTGAAACCTATATCCATTGATATTTAATATTAATAAGCTTCACTTAATATGGTTAAAAAGTTACAAATTTGTAGTATTGACAATAAAATTATCAGTGATATAATTATGGATATTTGTTATTTATACGGGGAAATATAACAAATTAATACTCTTTAGAAACTGTAATTTATTTGCAAAATAAAAGGGAGAAATGAATTGTGGACATTAAAAGCATTATTTTAGGTAAACCATTAAAAAACTCTGAAATTAAGCATGAGAGATTATCTAGACTATGGGGCTTGCCGATCATGGCCAGCGATGCTGTTTCATCAGTAGCATATGCTATTGAGGAGATTCTATTAATACTTATACCAGCAGTGGGACTCCTTTCCTTTAAATTAGTTCCATCAGTGGTTATTCCAATCTTGATATTATTATCTATTCTTGTTTTATCATATTCTCAAATAATTGACACTTATCCAAATGGTGGCGGAGCTTACGCTGTTGCAAAAGAAAATATGGGAAAGACTCCTTCACTATTAACTGCAGCAGCACTAATAATCGATTATATTATGACCGTTGCTGTTAGTATTTCATCTGCATCTGCAGCTCTTTCATCTGCATTCACAGTACTTCAAGAACATAAGATATTAGTATCTTTAATTTGTGTTGCTTTTATAACTTTAATGAACTTAAGAGGAATTCGTGAGGCTTCAAAGGTTTTCGGATTACCAACATATATATTTATTGGATCAATGGCTATATTGATCATCTGTGGCGTATTCAAGATGGTTTCGGGTACATTAAATCCTATTAGCTATGCAGAACCTATTCTTCCCGCAGAGACGGTAAAAGGAATTGGTATATTAATATTACTTAGAGCATTCTCTTCAGGTTGCTCTGCTATGACTGGAGTTGAAGCTGTAAGTAATGCGGTACCAAGCTTTAAAGATCCTACAACTCGTAATGCTAAGCATATATTGTACATGCTTGGAATAATAATTGTATTTATTTTTGGTGGAACATCAATTCTTGCAGTTCATCTTAATGTTGCGCCTTTAGAAGGACATACAGTTTTATCACAGATTTCTTCAGCAGTTTTTGGTAACAACTTTATGTATTACATTATTCAAATATTCACTGCGCTTATCTTAATACTTGCAGCAAATACTGCATATAACGGATTACCACAGTTATTATATATACTTGCTCATGATGGATATGTACCAAGACAATTTTCATCAAGAGGAACAAAATTAAGTTTTTCAAATGGAATAGTATTTATCTTTATTGCTGCGTCTATATTAATTATTGGTGCTAAAAGCGATGTACATAAATTAATTCCACTATATTCTGTAGGTGTATTTATTTCATTTACAGTTTCACAGTTTGGTATGTTTAGAAGATGGATAAGGAATAAGGGAAAGAACTGGCATTATAAAGCATTTATCAATGGACTTGGTTCTCTTGTGACTTTAGTTGTATCAGGTATTGTTTTATTTACTAAATTTTTTGATGGTGCATGGATGTTAGTTATTGCTATGCCAGCACTTATGGTTGGAATGTATTTTATAAATAAATATTATACTTTTATTGGTAGACAGCTTACTTTAAAAACGTTCAATCCTTATGATAAGGATGAAGTAACTTCAACACAATGTATTTTACTTGTACATGACATAAACAAGCCATTTTTGAAAGCTATGAATTATGCTAACTCTATTTCAGATAATATAGTTGCTCTTCATGTATGTCGTCATCCAGAACATGCTGAAGAATTGCGTAACCAATGGAAGGATTTAAAGATTCCAGTTGAGCTCGTTATTATAGAGACGCCATATCGTGACATAATAAAGCCTATGGATGATTATCTTTGGAAGAGAGAAAGCCAACTTAAACATGGAGAGAATATTTCGGTAATTATGATTAAATTCCTTTCAACTCATTGGTATGATAGGTTTTTGCATAATCAAACAACATATTTCCTTGAGCACCATTTAAGTAGACATAAAAATGTTTCAACAGTAATACTACCTTTCCATTATAAATTTGATAAATCTCTTTTGAGAAAACATAAGAATAGCTAAAATAAATAGAAATAAAAAGCGGTGAACCCAGTGTTGTATTTGGGGGCACCGCTTTCTTATTCAATGAATTGATGTTCTGATAAATCTTTATGAGGTATATAGGTCCAATAATGGGCTACATTAAAAGCAGATACTACTTATAAAAAATGTAGATTTTTAATGGGAACTTATATATACAAGATAGATAATTACTTTTTATATATAGATTATTAGAAGCTTATTAAAGTTTTGCAAGGGCATTTTTCTTATTAAATAGCAAAGCACCCATTAATAATCCACCAAGCAGACCTCCAATATGACCATAGTTATCTATGCCTGTACTTGAAAAGCCAAATATAACATTTACTACAATTACTGAAGCTAAGCTTCCAAGAAAGTTGCTGTTTATATATTTCTTTAACTTTAGTCCCATAATTAGTGCAGCTCCAAAGAGACCAAAGATAGCGCCAGATGCACCAACAGAAACATAAGGTGAAAATAAGAAGCTAGCAAGGGAGCCTGAGAGTCCAGCAAATATATATATTAAAATGAATTTTTTCCAACCATAAACTCGCTCTATTAAGCGACCTATATTATTTAGTGCATACATATTAAAAGCAATATGCATTAATCCACTATGGAGGAATGTACAGGTAAGAAGTCTGTAAAATTCGCCATTAATAATATAACTATTCACTTTTGCACCCAATTGAACTAATATCAAGGTGTTGATGTCAAATATATCTCCATTTATATATGAAGAATAAAGGAAAATTACTATATTTAAAAAGATAATTATTGAAGTTATTTGATTGCTAGAAAAAAGGTTATTTTTTATATGTTTTCTTGAGAATAAAGAGTTTTCCACAGAGGACCTAAGAGAGTCTATTGCAATGTTTGAATATAAAATAATTTTAGCTTTAGAATCTATAAGCATATAATTGTAAAAAGGAGACGATGGGATATAATTATGAGTACTTTCTAGAAAAATTATATTATTAATGATAAATTTCTGGCCTTTCACCAATAGATATTTTCTAAGAAACATTGCATTTGATGCCTCATCATAGGCATTTGAAAAAATAACTGAATAAATTCCATCAGGTAGATATTTTAGTAATACTAGTTTGTCAGAATTGTTAACATTGTCACCATACTTTTCAACAACAAAACCATAATTATTAATCAAATTGTGGATAATTTTATTTATTATAGTATTCATAATAGAAGTCCTTTCTGAAAAGAGTATATATATTTTTACTTATTGAAACTACATCCGAAGTCTATGTAGATATTCCAGTAATAAATAAGCTTTATGTAAGACCTTCATTGAAACATATAACTTATTTCAATAAAAAATAATACTATAAAGTGATATAAACTAGTTTAGTATTACAATACTACATTTTATATAGAAATAGCAAAAAGACCTAAGGCTTATGCCTTAGGTCTTTTTGCTGTTTATACGTTTTCTTTTAATTCATTTAAGCAATTATGGCAAATTTTCTTGCCTTTGTAATTCTCAACGTCTTTTACTTCACCACAGAAAATACAAGATGGTTGATATTTCTTTAGGATAATTTCTTCGCTATTAACGTAAATTTCCAAAGCATCCTTAATTTCTATGTCTAATGTTCTTCTTAATTCTATTGGAATAACTATTCTTCCAAGTTCGTCGACTTTTCTAACTATACCTGTTGATCTCATGATTTGCATCCTCCTTCAAATTTCGACTTCTTATTAAACTTATTTTAATTCAAATAGTAAAAATAGTCAATACCATTAAATAAAAATTAATAAATATTAATGTTTGATAGAAAAATATTAGTAAAATAATATAAAAATGTAGAATGGAGAACAGTTTTAGTATCCTATTCTCTTCCTTTAATATTATTGACATAAAATCAAAGTATTAAAACAAATTTTATAAAAATATTTTAAAAATATTGCTTTAATATAAATTTATATTAAAAAAGAAAAACATCCCAAGTGGAAGAGTATAGGTATTAAATTTTTATTTTTTCCATAGGTTTAAAAGCTTGGGTTTCCAGTTAATATTATTGACATAAAGCTAAGATAATATTACTATAATATAGTAAATGCAAATCATTCGCAATAACTGGAGGCTATATGTTAAAAAGAGTAACAATGTTATTTGTATCAGCAATATTTTGTGTTAGTATAGCTGGTTGTGATAAAAAAGCAACAAGCACAGAAGATAGTGAAAAAATTCAAGTGGTGGCATCTTTTCACGCAGTGAAGGAGATTACAACTTTGGTAGGTGGCGACAAAGTGGATATAGTTTCTATAGTCCCATCTGGTACAGAAGCTCATGACTTTGAACCAAAAGCGTCAGATATAAAAAGAATAGCAGGAGCAGATATATTTATATATAATGGCTTAGGAATGGAAGAATGGGTAGATGATGCTTTAAATAGTGCTCAAAATTCAGAACTTCAAATAATCAATCTATCAAAATCATCTGATTTAATTAAGCTATCTGATGAAGAGCAGAATCATGTAGACATGGAGGATACAAGCGAAAATAAAGAAGATCATAAACATGGAGAATATGATCCGCATATTTGGTTGAGTATAAAAGAAGTAGAAAAGTCTATTTTGACAATAAAAGATAAGTTAGTAGAGGAAGATCCCGAGAACAAAAGTTATTATGAAGAGAATTATAATAAAAATGTAAAAAGACTTCAAGATATTTATGAAGAATATAAAGCTAAGTTTGATGGATTAAACAATAAAAG is a window encoding:
- a CDS encoding ABC transporter permease, with the translated sequence MENTTVKDEELKFSKKKKIGLKNLIEQKYLIFMSLPFVIWAIIFKYVPLWGWTMAFQDYKPAKAFSEQTWVGFKHFKAFITDPEFPKLMRNTLGMSILGIIFGFVVPIIFALLLNELRGNKFKRTVQSVSYLPHFVSWVVTASIVTTLLAAPSGPINQLLMNLHIISKPIQFLSEPKLFWGIVTVSDVWKETGWNAIIYLAAMTGIDPELYDAAKVDGAGRFRRMWNITLPSIKPTIMVLLVMSIGSLINIGFEKQFLLKTPMVMDYANVLDLYALNYGIGMFRYSFGTAIGIFKSVISIILIFSANKIAEKWGEGKIL
- a CDS encoding carbohydrate ABC transporter permease — its product is MEAVKAKKKRDIGAFDIFLYVLMILVMIATLYPFLNVLAISLNDSMDTIKGSNFIIPREFTFDNYKEIFKYNNLVSAFFMSVLRTAVGTFTAVICTAMLAYVFSRRDYAFNRPVVVLFVITMYVSGGMIPEYMLIKNIGLVGKFSVYIIPALISVFNVIVMRSFIDGIPISLQESARIDGANDFVIFYKIIMPLCIPVLATISLFVAVGQWNSWFDTYLYSAGKAWLSTLQFEMIKIMDNTNATTAISQAQVNSNSVTNAVVSPQSIRMALTITATVPILLVYPFVQKYFVAGMTLGAVKS
- a CDS encoding beta-galactosidase, with product MKNLSSIFYGGDYNPDQWPDEIYQEDMRLFKLAGINIITIPVFSWALLQPSEDEYKFEWLDKILDLAWENGISVCLATSTAAQPSWMSKKYPEMLPVDFYGRRRKHGGRVNFCPNNEKYHEFSTKLTGLMAERYKNHPAIALWHIGNEYGNYCYCDKCEEEFRNWAKKRYGTIENLNKKWYLNFWGHTIYDWDEIVIPSGLSEVWMDGWTAKTNFQSIAIDYNRFMSESVFNCYKAEYDIIKNITPEIPITTNLMGTFKPLDYFKWAEYMDIISWDNYPSLTDPMFKTAMRHDLMRGLKDGKPFLLMEQTPSQQNWQPYNSVKRPGVLRLQSYQTLAHGADAIMFFQLRQSIGACEKYHGAVISHAGHENTRVFKELTQIGDELKALGDKTIDSRMQAKVAIVFDWENWWAVEFSSGPSKDLNYVEQVEKYYEAFYNMNIAVDMVKPEADLSQYKIVVAPVLYMLRPGVAKNFESYVENGGTFVTTFFSGYVDETDIVKVGGYPGELRKLLGLWVEEIDAIFPDMSNSIVMKETVGKLEKEYISKMLCDILNVETAKVLAVYGKDFYAGKPALTVNNFGKGKAYYIATDPEQSFIAGLMEVLCEDNSITAPFQAKAGVEIAQRFKDDKEITFIMNYNDEDVVINLKDENYIDLIKNKGKKGEILIKSKDVLVLERKI
- a CDS encoding formate/nitrite transporter family protein: MMAEVIHDVCKTAHKKLALYKKGKGRYFVSSALAGLYIGLGIILIYTVGGYMHAANSPMTKVAMGAFFGIALSLVMMCGADLFTGNTLVMPIASLEKEVSWKDTFKIWGLSYFGNLIGSIVLAFIYKASGLASGHTGEFISEVVATKMTTPYGELIVRGILCNILVCLAVWCTIKLKEETAKLIMIFWCLFAFITSGFEHSIANMFLLATGLLVANDPAVSIAGYIHNISAVTIGNIIGGVVFVALAYWYIGKEK
- a CDS encoding phosphatidylserine decarboxylase, which translates into the protein MIKVYNRTTEKYEIEKVAGEKFLNMLYSSPAGKGPLELFIKKKAFSRVYGAYNDSFLSKRSIPKFVNSFDIDMDQSVKQLKEFKSFNDFFTRNLVETARPISKNNSDFISLGDGRLIAYTNIDMNNLVQVKGLTYSLKDLIKNDTIANKYAGGICLILRLNPTDYHRFHFIDSGVCSETTKIKGHYYSVNPIALEKIQRLFCENKREWSIFKSDNFGELLYVEVGATCVGSIIQSYKPNKPVARGDEKGYFKFGGSTVILFIEKDKLKLDDDILAQSSLGIETKVSLGETIGCKIQNYNV
- a CDS encoding (2Fe-2S)-binding protein, which codes for MDQNIKPEILDKLTKICLCKSISRATIKAAIIKGAKTIEEVNKATGAGTGGCQGRRCGPKIQELLEAHENGEF